The following are encoded together in the Coregonus clupeaformis isolate EN_2021a chromosome 24, ASM2061545v1, whole genome shotgun sequence genome:
- the si:rp71-17i16.6 gene encoding uncharacterized protein si:rp71-17i16.6 produces MSTQGTETDVLGTSHSPSEPNNGAGTEQDYRLYLHRLFGKETAEYFLNPSPVHTSSPAWYILLMKNMGDEVSAEAVWDALREHSTRRLRDQEEESESLEVVKVSADHDGQRARGHLRHLAGVRYMFNLAQIHQAYSAHVLSLNHPALLLDDLEELEGPHSYLPISPINR; encoded by the exons ATGAGCACACAGGGTACTGAGACAGATGTTCTGGGGACCAGTCACAGCCCGTCTGAACCAAACAATGGGGCTGGCACTGAACAGGACTACCGTCTCTACCTGCACAG gctgtTCGGGAAAGAGACAGCTGAGTACTTCCTCAACCCGTCTCCTGTCCACACGTCCTCGCCTGCCTGGTACATACTACTGATGAAGAACATGGGAG ATGAGGTGAGTGCTGAGGCCGTGTGGGACGCCCTGAGAGAACACTCTACCAGACGACTCAGAGACCAAGAGGAGGAATCTGAGTCTCTTGAG GTGGTGAAAGTCTCTGCGGACCACGATGGACAGAGAGCGCGGGGTCACCTACGGCACCTGGCAGGGGTCAGGTATATGTTCAACCTGGCCCAGATCCACCAGGCTTACTCTGCCCATGTTCTCTCCCTCAACCATCCAGCTCTGCTCCTAGATGACCTGGAGGAGCTTGAGGGACCACACAGTTACCTACCTATCTCACCAATAAACAGGTGA